The following coding sequences are from one Novosphingobium sp. KACC 22771 window:
- a CDS encoding EF-hand domain-containing protein has translation MRRKWTVLAAMLIIAPVMMSAPAMAQMGGMGGMGGMGGGMGGGMGGRGMGGRHGGGDMDGPSQDRGARNRGAPMDMKPIPLKRYEAAVESMFRAADANKDGMVTLAEFESVITARRNALIHKRFVDVDANHDGRIDEAEFIAWESRKSGAELAEDGGEFAEIVPDAIFPDLGEGERDVALRLAVEPLGPVVIAKANVDYDAGISLAELQAYERARFDKADTNKDLFLSREEINAMRGGRAMLPPMGGGRRGGGGGQGGGMGDGPPPGMPPMGDDN, from the coding sequence ATGCGCAGAAAATGGACTGTTCTCGCCGCGATGCTGATCATCGCGCCGGTGATGATGAGCGCCCCCGCCATGGCCCAGATGGGCGGCATGGGGGGTATGGGCGGAATGGGCGGCGGCATGGGAGGCGGCATGGGAGGCCGGGGCATGGGCGGTCGCCACGGCGGCGGCGACATGGATGGCCCTTCCCAGGATCGCGGCGCGCGCAATCGCGGCGCGCCGATGGACATGAAGCCCATCCCGCTCAAACGCTATGAGGCGGCGGTGGAATCCATGTTCCGCGCGGCCGACGCCAACAAGGATGGGATGGTCACGCTGGCCGAATTTGAAAGCGTCATCACCGCGCGGCGCAATGCGCTGATCCACAAGCGCTTTGTCGACGTGGACGCCAACCATGACGGGCGTATCGACGAGGCCGAATTCATCGCCTGGGAAAGCCGCAAGAGCGGGGCGGAATTGGCCGAGGATGGCGGCGAATTTGCCGAAATCGTGCCCGATGCCATCTTCCCCGATCTGGGCGAAGGCGAGCGCGATGTGGCGCTGCGTCTGGCGGTCGAACCGCTGGGGCCGGTGGTCATCGCCAAGGCCAATGTCGATTATGACGCCGGGATCAGCCTTGCCGAATTGCAGGCCTATGAACGCGCCCGTTTCGACAAGGCCGACACCAACAAGGACCTGTTTTTGAGCCGCGAGGAAATCAACGCCATGCGCGGCGGGCGCGCCATGCTGCCCCCGATGGGCGGGGGGCGGCGCGGCGGCGGCGGCGGCCAAGGCGGCGGCATGGGCGATGGCCCGCCGCCGGGCATGCCGCCGATGGGCGATGATAATTAA
- the recO gene encoding DNA repair protein RecO yields MHIRASAILCSARPHGEVGVIARMMTADHGMVAAYVAGGRGRELRPVLIPGNGLAVDMRARIPSQMPAAKVELTISRAPFLVEPLPAAAIGWVTALLAASLAERQPYPALYDALGALLDAVCHAPSARGWAPALLGFEALLLRELGYGERFGAGADGQRMLEGGAWDEVLGRFDALGLALSRYLLADRRGDVMGAREILRQRLGRMAA; encoded by the coding sequence ATGCATATTCGCGCCTCCGCCATCCTGTGTTCGGCCCGCCCCCATGGCGAGGTGGGGGTGATCGCGCGGATGATGACCGCCGATCATGGCATGGTGGCGGCCTATGTCGCGGGGGGGCGGGGGCGAGAACTGCGCCCGGTGCTGATTCCGGGCAACGGGCTGGCGGTGGACATGCGCGCCCGCATCCCCAGCCAGATGCCTGCGGCCAAGGTGGAACTGACCATCAGCCGCGCGCCCTTTCTGGTCGAACCCTTGCCCGCCGCGGCCATCGGCTGGGTCACGGCGCTGCTTGCCGCCTCGCTGGCCGAGCGTCAGCCCTATCCGGCGCTTTACGATGCGCTGGGGGCCCTGCTCGATGCGGTGTGCCATGCGCCATCGGCGCGGGGCTGGGCGCCCGCGCTGCTGGGTTTTGAGGCGCTGTTGCTGCGCGAACTGGGCTATGGCGAACGTTTCGGCGCCGGGGCGGATGGCCAGCGCATGCTCGAAGGCGGCGCGTGGGACGAGGTTCTGGGCCGTTTTGATGCGCTCGGCCTTGCCCTTTCGCGCTATCTGCTTGCCGATCGGCGCGGCGATGTTATGGGGGCGCGCGAAATATTGCGCCAGCGTCTGGGGCGCATGGCAGCTTGA
- the leuB gene encoding 3-isopropylmalate dehydrogenase produces the protein MKIAVFAGDGIGPEVTAQAVRVLDKLAIAGLDMVEGDVGGAAYYKHGHPLPEATKEIARNVDGILFGAVGDFSCDHLERALRPEQAILGLRKELSLFANLRPATLFPGLEGFSALRPEVASQIDLLIVRELNGDVYFGEKGMRTLEDGRRQGWDMMSYAEDEVRRIAHAGFKAAQGRKSKLCSVDKANVLETSQLWRDVVIEVSAEYPDVELSHMYVDNAAMQLVKSPGQFDVIVTGNLFGDILSDQASMCVGSIGLLASASLGTRQTEYGTVGLYEPIHGSAPDIAGQNKANPMATILSAAMLLRHSLGLEAEAARIEAAVAKTLADGIRGGDLGGDASTSAIGDAVLERL, from the coding sequence ATGAAGATTGCGGTTTTCGCCGGTGACGGCATCGGCCCCGAAGTGACGGCACAGGCCGTTCGCGTGCTGGACAAGCTGGCGATTGCCGGGCTTGACATGGTTGAAGGCGATGTGGGCGGCGCGGCCTATTACAAGCATGGCCATCCTCTGCCCGAGGCGACCAAGGAGATCGCCCGCAATGTGGACGGCATCCTGTTTGGCGCGGTGGGCGATTTTTCCTGCGACCATCTGGAGCGTGCTTTGCGCCCCGAACAGGCCATTCTGGGCCTGCGCAAGGAACTGTCACTGTTCGCCAACCTGCGCCCGGCCACGCTGTTCCCCGGCCTTGAAGGCTTTTCGGCGCTGCGTCCTGAAGTCGCCAGCCAGATCGACCTGCTGATCGTGCGCGAGCTGAACGGCGACGTCTATTTCGGCGAAAAGGGTATGCGCACGCTTGAAGACGGCCGTCGTCAGGGCTGGGACATGATGTCCTATGCCGAGGACGAAGTGCGCCGCATCGCCCACGCCGGTTTCAAGGCCGCGCAGGGCCGCAAGAGCAAGCTGTGCAGCGTGGACAAGGCCAATGTGCTGGAAACGAGCCAACTCTGGCGCGATGTGGTGATCGAGGTTTCGGCCGAATATCCCGATGTCGAACTTTCCCACATGTATGTCGACAATGCCGCGATGCAGCTCGTCAAGTCGCCCGGCCAGTTCGATGTGATCGTCACCGGCAATCTGTTCGGCGATATCCTGTCGGATCAGGCCAGCATGTGCGTGGGTTCTATCGGCCTCCTGGCCTCGGCCTCGCTGGGCACGCGTCAGACCGAATATGGCACCGTGGGCCTGTATGAACCGATCCACGGCAGCGCCCCCGACATCGCAGGGCAAAACAAGGCCAACCCGATGGCCACGATCCTGTCGGCCGCCATGCTGCTGCGCCACTCGCTGGGGCTGGAAGCCGAGGCCGCCCGGATCGAGGCCGCCGTGGCCAAGACGCTGGCCGATGGCATTCGCGGCGGCGATCTGGGCGGGGACGCATCGACCAGCGCCATCGGTGATGCGGTGCTGGAACGCCTGTAA
- a CDS encoding glycosyltransferase, producing the protein MAQTLQLAIVMPTLNERGNLRPLVARLDAALKGIAWEAIFVDDNSRDGTADEARAIALEDPRVRCIQRIGRRGLASAAIEGMCATAAPVVAVMDADHQHDPKLLPGMLAAIESGEYDLAYASRFAEGASTEAWGRPDRVKASGFANAIARKVTGVDLSDPMSGYFMLPTTTLRCDAHRLSGVGFKILLDILATVDAPMRVKEFPLDFAARADGESKLDRTVVFEFLIGLYDKWLGRIIPTRFALFGTVGALGVLVQFAMLWLVLSVFLGQRFVYGHWSSDETTFNIANTIAALVAMTFNFVLNNELTYADKRLRGFWPLCKGWAQFALTCSLGLLTNIGATAALKRMHIHDVIAVLVGIVLASVWNFALSSKFVWGKYGN; encoded by the coding sequence ATGGCTCAAACTCTGCAACTTGCCATTGTCATGCCCACGCTGAACGAGAGGGGCAATCTGCGCCCTCTCGTGGCCCGGCTCGATGCCGCGTTGAAAGGCATAGCGTGGGAGGCGATCTTCGTCGATGACAACAGCCGCGACGGCACCGCCGATGAGGCGCGCGCCATCGCGCTGGAGGATCCGCGTGTGCGCTGTATCCAGCGTATCGGTCGGCGCGGTCTGGCCAGCGCGGCGATCGAGGGCATGTGCGCCACCGCCGCCCCCGTCGTCGCGGTGATGGACGCTGATCACCAGCATGATCCCAAACTGCTGCCCGGCATGTTGGCGGCGATTGAATCGGGTGAATACGATCTGGCCTATGCCAGCCGCTTTGCCGAAGGCGCCAGCACCGAGGCATGGGGCCGCCCCGACCGCGTCAAGGCCAGCGGCTTTGCGAACGCCATCGCGCGCAAGGTGACGGGCGTTGACCTGTCCGACCCGATGAGCGGCTATTTCATGCTGCCCACGACCACGCTGCGCTGCGATGCGCATCGCCTTTCGGGCGTGGGCTTCAAGATTCTGCTCGACATTCTTGCCACGGTTGACGCGCCCATGCGGGTCAAGGAATTTCCCCTCGATTTTGCCGCCCGCGCGGATGGCGAAAGCAAGCTGGATCGGACGGTTGTGTTTGAATTCCTGATCGGTCTTTACGACAAGTGGCTGGGCCGCATCATTCCCACCCGTTTCGCGCTGTTCGGCACGGTGGGGGCGCTGGGCGTGCTGGTGCAATTTGCCATGCTCTGGCTGGTGCTCAGCGTGTTTCTGGGCCAGCGTTTTGTCTATGGCCATTGGTCGAGCGACGAGACCACCTTCAACATCGCCAACACGATTGCCGCGCTGGTGGCCATGACGTTCAACTTCGTGCTGAACAATGAGCTGACCTATGCCGACAAGCGTTTGCGGGGCTTCTGGCCGCTGTGCAAGGGCTGGGCGCAATTCGCGCTTACCTGCTCGCTGGGCCTGTTGACCAACATCGGCGCAACGGCGGCGTTGAAGCGGATGCATATCCATGACGTCATCGCGGTGCTGGTTGGCATCGTGCTGGCCTCGGTGTGGAACTTTGCGCTTTCGAGCAAATTCGTCTGGGGCAAATACGGCAATTGA